A window of the Penaeus monodon isolate SGIC_2016 chromosome 38, NSTDA_Pmon_1, whole genome shotgun sequence genome harbors these coding sequences:
- the LOC119596952 gene encoding protein FAM98B-like isoform X2, translated as MLDKMVKKTVKRKLTEPVEGSTGKKKKTGPNNEGSSPNLTKKIKKKSQQQGIAGDDGIQKKPKLTEEKILKPKKILKKKKQEEKTENGTQEQVLQPKLTEEKGPKLKKKGAKKKKQQEGSPNGISEQENQQPMETGADSPKKKAKKIKMLGILADSDVQSEKVQPEQKAEKKAAVKNKKKGVIANGNVKPVKEQTEGNEAKKAVKNKKKGIIANSDVEPVKEQTEENEAKKAALNNKKQEAVDVKPVKVQPEENGTPMKLELSDLQKRMLERTQPSEEELAQMREERQMRRGRGFSTPRMRGGDRRGGNRRGGDRRSYDRHGGGGGGRGGFTPTFVTGPNAIHVDWPRTTPTKPDNDESAEKPASLLKPDYLSPDYKPPPDMMGLTPRREMGRGRGRGRGRGRGGGFGRRGSDNEGGDSDGDDEDGGGFGRRGGRGFGGRGGGRSRGRGGGGRGRGGGGPGRGRGGGRGRGFRGGGMGRGGGGGKNPNLIPVPFDKKD; from the exons ATGTTGGATAAG ATGGTTAAGAAGACTGTAAAACGCAAGTTGACAGAACCTGTAGAAGGTTctacaggaaagaaaaagaagactggGCCGAACAACGAAGGCAGCAGCCCAAATTTG ACAAAGAAGATCAAGAAGAAGTCGCAGCAGCAAGGGATTGCAGGAGATGATGGCATTCAGAAGAAGCCGAAGTTGACagaagaaaagattttaaaa CCAAAGAAgatcctaaaaaagaaaaagcaggaagagaagacagaaaacggCACCCAGGAGCAGGTTCTGCAGCCCAAGTTAACAGAAGAAAAAGGCCCAAAA CTGAAGAAGAAAggtgccaaaaagaaaaagcagcAAGAAGGCTCACCCAATGGCATATCCGAGCAAGAGAATCAGCAGCCCATGGAAACAGGAGCGGATAGTCCTAAG aaGAAGGCTAAAAAGATAAAGATGCTAGGGATCCTCGCGGATAGTGATGTCCAGTCTGAGAAAGTGCAGCCAGAACAAAAGGCG GAAAAGAAAGCGGCTgtcaagaacaagaagaaaggagtCATAGCTAATGGCAACGTCAAACCAGTGAAAGAACAGACTGAAGGAAATGAG GCAAAGAAGGCTgtcaagaataaaaagaaaggaatcaTAGCTAACAGCGATGTCGAACCAGTGAAAGAACAGACGGAAGAAAATGAG GCAAAGAAGGCGGCCCTCAACAATAAGAAGCAAGAAGCCGTTGATGTCAAACCAGTGAAAGTGCAGCCGGAAGAGAATGGG ACACCAATGAAATTGGAGCTTTCCGACCTCCAGAAAAGGATGCTTGAGCGCACACAGCCCTCTGAAGAGGAATTGGCACAG ATGCGAGAGGAAAGACAAATGAGGCGCGGACGGGGGTTCAGCACTCCCAGAATGCGTGGAGGTGACAGGAGGGGTGGAAACAGGCGCGGCGGTGACAGGCGCAGCTACGACAggcatggtggtggtggtggtggccgtGGGGGCTTCACACCTACTTTTGTGAC GGGCCCTAATGCAATTCATGTTGATTGGCCAAGGACTACTCCAACCAAACCag ACAATGATGAGTCCGCAGAAAAGCCAGCTTCTCTTCTCAAACCAGACTACCTTTCTCCTGATTATAAACCCCCTCCGGATATGATGGGATTAACCCCCCgcagggaaatggggagaggccGAGGCAGGGGCCGAGGCAGGGGCCGTGGAGGAGGATTCGGAAGGAGAGGTAGTGACAATGAGGGTGGCGATAGTGACGGAGACGATGAAGATGGAGGTGGCTTTGgtcggagaggagggagaggttttGGTGGGAGAGGTGGCGGCAGATCGCGTGGACGAGGaggtggtgggagaggaagaggagggggtggcccaggaagaggaagaggaggtggtagaGGCAGAGGCTTCAGAGGTGGAGGAATGGGTCGTGGCGGCGGTGGCGGAAA AAATCCTAACCTAATTCCTGTGCCGTTCGATAAGAAGGATTAA
- the LOC119596952 gene encoding translation initiation factor IF-2-like isoform X1 — MLDKMVKKTVKRKLTEPVEGSTGKKKKTGPNNEGSSPNLTKKIKKKSQQQGIAGDDGIQKKPKLTEEKILKPKKILKKKKQEEKTENGTQEQVLQPKLTEEKGPKLKKKGAKKKKQQEGSPNGISEQENQQPMETGADSPKVKKKAKKIKMLGILADSDVQSEKVQPEQKAEKKAAVKNKKKGVIANGNVKPVKEQTEGNEAKKAVKNKKKGIIANSDVEPVKEQTEENEAKKAALNNKKQEAVDVKPVKVQPEENGTPMKLELSDLQKRMLERTQPSEEELAQMREERQMRRGRGFSTPRMRGGDRRGGNRRGGDRRSYDRHGGGGGGRGGFTPTFVTGPNAIHVDWPRTTPTKPDNDESAEKPASLLKPDYLSPDYKPPPDMMGLTPRREMGRGRGRGRGRGRGGGFGRRGSDNEGGDSDGDDEDGGGFGRRGGRGFGGRGGGRSRGRGGGGRGRGGGGPGRGRGGGRGRGFRGGGMGRGGGGGKNPNLIPVPFDKKD, encoded by the exons ATGTTGGATAAG ATGGTTAAGAAGACTGTAAAACGCAAGTTGACAGAACCTGTAGAAGGTTctacaggaaagaaaaagaagactggGCCGAACAACGAAGGCAGCAGCCCAAATTTG ACAAAGAAGATCAAGAAGAAGTCGCAGCAGCAAGGGATTGCAGGAGATGATGGCATTCAGAAGAAGCCGAAGTTGACagaagaaaagattttaaaa CCAAAGAAgatcctaaaaaagaaaaagcaggaagagaagacagaaaacggCACCCAGGAGCAGGTTCTGCAGCCCAAGTTAACAGAAGAAAAAGGCCCAAAA CTGAAGAAGAAAggtgccaaaaagaaaaagcagcAAGAAGGCTCACCCAATGGCATATCCGAGCAAGAGAATCAGCAGCCCATGGAAACAGGAGCGGATAGTCCTAAG gtaaagaaGAAGGCTAAAAAGATAAAGATGCTAGGGATCCTCGCGGATAGTGATGTCCAGTCTGAGAAAGTGCAGCCAGAACAAAAGGCG GAAAAGAAAGCGGCTgtcaagaacaagaagaaaggagtCATAGCTAATGGCAACGTCAAACCAGTGAAAGAACAGACTGAAGGAAATGAG GCAAAGAAGGCTgtcaagaataaaaagaaaggaatcaTAGCTAACAGCGATGTCGAACCAGTGAAAGAACAGACGGAAGAAAATGAG GCAAAGAAGGCGGCCCTCAACAATAAGAAGCAAGAAGCCGTTGATGTCAAACCAGTGAAAGTGCAGCCGGAAGAGAATGGG ACACCAATGAAATTGGAGCTTTCCGACCTCCAGAAAAGGATGCTTGAGCGCACACAGCCCTCTGAAGAGGAATTGGCACAG ATGCGAGAGGAAAGACAAATGAGGCGCGGACGGGGGTTCAGCACTCCCAGAATGCGTGGAGGTGACAGGAGGGGTGGAAACAGGCGCGGCGGTGACAGGCGCAGCTACGACAggcatggtggtggtggtggtggccgtGGGGGCTTCACACCTACTTTTGTGAC GGGCCCTAATGCAATTCATGTTGATTGGCCAAGGACTACTCCAACCAAACCag ACAATGATGAGTCCGCAGAAAAGCCAGCTTCTCTTCTCAAACCAGACTACCTTTCTCCTGATTATAAACCCCCTCCGGATATGATGGGATTAACCCCCCgcagggaaatggggagaggccGAGGCAGGGGCCGAGGCAGGGGCCGTGGAGGAGGATTCGGAAGGAGAGGTAGTGACAATGAGGGTGGCGATAGTGACGGAGACGATGAAGATGGAGGTGGCTTTGgtcggagaggagggagaggttttGGTGGGAGAGGTGGCGGCAGATCGCGTGGACGAGGaggtggtgggagaggaagaggagggggtggcccaggaagaggaagaggaggtggtagaGGCAGAGGCTTCAGAGGTGGAGGAATGGGTCGTGGCGGCGGTGGCGGAAA AAATCCTAACCTAATTCCTGTGCCGTTCGATAAGAAGGATTAA
- the LOC119596952 gene encoding protein FAM98B-like isoform X5 — translation MLDKMVKKTVKRKLTEPVEGSTGKKKKTGPNNEGSSPNLTKKIKKKSQQQGIAGDDGIQKKPKLTEEKILKPKKILKKKKQEEKTENGTQEQVLQPKLTEEKGPKLKKKGAKKKKQQEGSPNGISEQENQQPMETGADSPKVKKKAKKIKMLGILADSDVQSEKVQPEQKAEKKAAVKNKKKGVIANGNVKPVKEQTEGNEAKKAVKNKKKGIIANSDVEPVKEQTEENEAKKAALNNKKQEAVDVKPVKVQPEENGTPMKLELSDLQKRMLERTQPSEEELAQMREERQMRRGRGFSTPRMRGGDRRGGNRRGGDRRSYDRHGGGGGGRGGFTPTFVTGPNAIHVDWPRTTPTKPDNDESAEKPASLLKPDYLSPDYKPPPDMMGLTPRREMGRGRGRGRGRGRGGGFGRRGSDNEGGDSDGDDEDGGGFGRRGGRGFGGRGGGRSRGRGGGGRGRGGGGPGRGRGGGRGRGFRGGGMGRGGGGGK, via the exons ATGTTGGATAAG ATGGTTAAGAAGACTGTAAAACGCAAGTTGACAGAACCTGTAGAAGGTTctacaggaaagaaaaagaagactggGCCGAACAACGAAGGCAGCAGCCCAAATTTG ACAAAGAAGATCAAGAAGAAGTCGCAGCAGCAAGGGATTGCAGGAGATGATGGCATTCAGAAGAAGCCGAAGTTGACagaagaaaagattttaaaa CCAAAGAAgatcctaaaaaagaaaaagcaggaagagaagacagaaaacggCACCCAGGAGCAGGTTCTGCAGCCCAAGTTAACAGAAGAAAAAGGCCCAAAA CTGAAGAAGAAAggtgccaaaaagaaaaagcagcAAGAAGGCTCACCCAATGGCATATCCGAGCAAGAGAATCAGCAGCCCATGGAAACAGGAGCGGATAGTCCTAAG gtaaagaaGAAGGCTAAAAAGATAAAGATGCTAGGGATCCTCGCGGATAGTGATGTCCAGTCTGAGAAAGTGCAGCCAGAACAAAAGGCG GAAAAGAAAGCGGCTgtcaagaacaagaagaaaggagtCATAGCTAATGGCAACGTCAAACCAGTGAAAGAACAGACTGAAGGAAATGAG GCAAAGAAGGCTgtcaagaataaaaagaaaggaatcaTAGCTAACAGCGATGTCGAACCAGTGAAAGAACAGACGGAAGAAAATGAG GCAAAGAAGGCGGCCCTCAACAATAAGAAGCAAGAAGCCGTTGATGTCAAACCAGTGAAAGTGCAGCCGGAAGAGAATGGG ACACCAATGAAATTGGAGCTTTCCGACCTCCAGAAAAGGATGCTTGAGCGCACACAGCCCTCTGAAGAGGAATTGGCACAG ATGCGAGAGGAAAGACAAATGAGGCGCGGACGGGGGTTCAGCACTCCCAGAATGCGTGGAGGTGACAGGAGGGGTGGAAACAGGCGCGGCGGTGACAGGCGCAGCTACGACAggcatggtggtggtggtggtggccgtGGGGGCTTCACACCTACTTTTGTGAC GGGCCCTAATGCAATTCATGTTGATTGGCCAAGGACTACTCCAACCAAACCag ACAATGATGAGTCCGCAGAAAAGCCAGCTTCTCTTCTCAAACCAGACTACCTTTCTCCTGATTATAAACCCCCTCCGGATATGATGGGATTAACCCCCCgcagggaaatggggagaggccGAGGCAGGGGCCGAGGCAGGGGCCGTGGAGGAGGATTCGGAAGGAGAGGTAGTGACAATGAGGGTGGCGATAGTGACGGAGACGATGAAGATGGAGGTGGCTTTGgtcggagaggagggagaggttttGGTGGGAGAGGTGGCGGCAGATCGCGTGGACGAGGaggtggtgggagaggaagaggagggggtggcccaggaagaggaagaggaggtggtagaGGCAGAGGCTTCAGAGGTGGAGGAATGGGTCGTGGCGGCGGTGGCGGAAAGTGA